In Arachis stenosperma cultivar V10309 chromosome 1, arast.V10309.gnm1.PFL2, whole genome shotgun sequence, one DNA window encodes the following:
- the LOC130975075 gene encoding glycine-rich cell wall structural protein 1.8-like has protein sequence MFDFDEGDGGAIHDGVYLRGRYGGGYGGNGGSGGKGGIGGHDGRSGKHGRNGSGGGHGGNGGIGGKGGSGGNGGNGGDGGDGGGGSHDDRYAEAPNKGGEKDSSGDGASGGGYAGSGSGGDGNHDGGGGGAASIDTRLRIYYEK, from the coding sequence ATGTTCGATTTCGATGAAGGAGATGGTGGTGCTATCCATGATGGTGTGTATCTACGTGGAAGATACGGTGGCGGATACGGTGGAAATGGTGGAAGTGGGGGAAAAGGTGGAATAGGTGGACATGATGGAAGAAGTGGAAAACATGGACGTAATGGATCTGGTGGTGGACATGGTGGAAACGGGGGAATTGGTGGAAAGGGAGGAAGTGGTGGAAATGGCGGTAATGGTGGTGACGGTGGAGATGGTGGTGGCGGCAGTCACGATGACAGATATGCAGAAGCACCTAATAAAGGAGGTGAGAAAGATAGTAGCGGAGATGGAGCGAGTGGCGGTGGTTATGCTGGCAGTGGCTCTGGTGGCGATGGTAATCATGATGGTGGTGGAGGAGGAGCGGCCTCCATTGATACTAGGT